A stretch of Candidatus Zixiibacteriota bacterium DNA encodes these proteins:
- a CDS encoding D-glucuronyl C5-epimerase family protein — MDTARARRFIEPMDADSIELFHYRGADYYHPVNLSQTCHVLLATFVRTGEDIYLARAERYMQKLMSLCHEADGASWAPYEMLYAVHSYSANRLDPPWYSGMAQCEIRTVQSRLYELTGNTEYLDSARKLFRALLVLQGTGDRWVARIDTTGYYWIEEYPLDDRPAQTLNGFVTALFGVYEYYLASHDPQALEVWELALTTLKAYLPDFHRNGQSSLYCLGHRHEANPGYHKLHISQMRDLHRLTGDSFFLMMAEVFESFQP; from the coding sequence GTGGATACCGCTCGCGCCCGTCGGTTTATCGAGCCCATGGATGCCGACAGCATTGAACTGTTCCATTATCGGGGAGCTGATTACTACCATCCGGTTAATCTGTCACAGACTTGCCACGTGCTGCTTGCTACTTTTGTCCGGACGGGCGAGGATATTTATCTGGCGCGGGCTGAGCGGTATATGCAAAAGCTCATGTCGCTATGTCATGAGGCAGACGGTGCCTCCTGGGCGCCTTACGAGATGCTGTACGCCGTACATAGCTACTCGGCCAACAGGCTCGACCCACCATGGTACTCCGGTATGGCTCAGTGTGAAATACGGACCGTGCAGTCGCGACTCTACGAACTGACCGGCAACACCGAATATCTGGATTCTGCGCGCAAGCTGTTCCGAGCTTTGCTTGTCCTGCAGGGAACCGGTGACCGATGGGTAGCACGCATCGACACGACCGGATACTATTGGATTGAGGAATACCCACTTGATGACCGACCCGCTCAGACGCTAAACGGGTTTGTCACCGCTCTGTTCGGCGTCTATGAGTATTACCTGGCGTCGCACGATCCACAGGCACTCGAAGTGTGGGAACTGGCTCTGACTACGCTGAAAGCCTACCTACCGGACTTCCATCGCAACGGACAAAGCAGTCTCTATTGTCTGGGTCATCGACACGAGGCTAATCCGGGGTATCATAAACTTCATATCAGCCAGATGCGAGATTTGCATCGTCTCACCGGAGATAGCTTCTTTCTCATGATGGCCGAGGTGTTTGAATCATTCCAGCCGTAG
- a CDS encoding sigma-70 family RNA polymerase sigma factor: protein MAKQSLKYRDEDRSLDLYLREIGETPLINAKEEVRLARKIKQGDMRALEALTKANLRFVVSVAKQYQNQGLSLADLINEGNIGLIKAAKRFDETRGFKFISYAVWWIRQAILQALAEQSRIVRLPLNRVGTLHKIGKISSRLEQGLGRLPSAEEIAKELELSESEVADTLKISNSHLSLDAPFSTSEDNSLIDVLEDELQPSPDEALLSQSLKVEIEKALDSLTPREAEVINLYFGLNHEKALTLEEIGARFSLTRERVRQIKEKAIRRLRHASRSRSLRAYLN from the coding sequence GTGGCTAAACAATCCCTAAAATATCGCGATGAAGACCGGTCTTTGGACCTCTATCTCCGCGAAATCGGGGAAACTCCTTTGATCAACGCCAAAGAGGAAGTGCGGCTGGCCAGAAAAATCAAGCAGGGTGATATGCGTGCCCTGGAAGCACTGACCAAGGCTAATCTGCGCTTCGTAGTCTCGGTGGCAAAACAGTATCAGAATCAGGGTCTGTCCCTGGCCGATCTAATCAATGAGGGCAATATCGGCCTCATCAAAGCGGCCAAACGGTTCGACGAGACCCGGGGATTCAAATTCATCAGCTACGCCGTTTGGTGGATACGTCAAGCGATCCTGCAAGCGCTGGCTGAACAGAGCCGAATTGTCAGGCTCCCCCTCAACAGAGTGGGGACGCTGCACAAGATAGGCAAGATTTCCAGTCGACTGGAGCAAGGGTTGGGACGTCTCCCCTCGGCCGAGGAAATTGCAAAAGAACTGGAGCTGTCGGAAAGTGAGGTGGCCGACACTCTCAAAATCTCCAATTCCCACCTCTCATTGGATGCGCCGTTTTCCACTTCAGAAGACAACTCATTGATCGACGTGCTGGAGGATGAACTACAGCCGTCGCCGGATGAAGCGCTTCTGAGTCAGTCTTTGAAAGTTGAGATCGAGAAAGCTCTGGATTCGCTGACGCCGCGCGAGGCTGAGGTGATCAATCTTTACTTCGGCCTCAATCATGAAAAGGCTCTTACGTTGGAAGAGATCGGTGCTCGCTTTTCACTCACGCGTGAGCGTGTGCGGCAGATTAAAGAGAAGGCAATCCGCCGGCTCCGTCATGCCTCACGCAGTCGCTCCCTGCGTGCCTACTTGAATTAA
- a CDS encoding trypsin-like peptidase domain-containing protein yields MVEQGIREDSHNRKGSRLVSVGLAAAIFTLIGILVAPHLPFSVEKSSPVNLPVVSQAGAYPVVERDGEYESPFVAVVETVADAVVNISAKSKTERMPWWYHGSNYQTSSGSGFFFREDGYILTNNHVVEDAVEMTVRTASGYQYDAQLVGRDPETDLAVLKVEPEDDITIIPFGHSDDIKVGDWAIAIGNPFPQQGLERTVTVGVISAVGRSNLHFGGGERPYYQSYIQTDASINPGNSGGPLLNLQGECVGINAAISSPSGGSVGIGFAIPVNLARAIVPDLIATGQASRGWLGIWYHPVTQREAKRQGLESVKGITIDSVVAQSPADDAGFKEGDVIVGFHDQPVENSGQFSVLVSTAREGLPTPVQIVRDGSHLTLETLIGDRDDARRARPVRATEEDDFVSEQWLGMELVNFTPDIARAMNLREADGVYVRRVQAGSAADYASITRGTVILSLDDVTVKSLEDVEEVLGSLERSTEHVSVIVLEPDGTMVRKVIRP; encoded by the coding sequence TTGGTTGAACAAGGAATCCGGGAGGATTCACACAATCGGAAGGGGTCGCGGCTTGTTTCGGTGGGGTTGGCAGCCGCTATTTTTACCCTCATTGGAATTCTGGTGGCGCCGCACCTGCCATTCTCGGTTGAGAAGAGCAGCCCGGTCAACCTGCCGGTCGTATCGCAGGCCGGGGCCTATCCTGTGGTCGAGCGCGACGGTGAGTACGAATCGCCGTTTGTAGCCGTCGTAGAGACCGTGGCCGACGCTGTGGTCAATATATCGGCCAAATCCAAAACAGAGCGCATGCCCTGGTGGTACCACGGATCAAACTATCAAACTTCGTCCGGCTCCGGGTTCTTCTTTCGCGAGGACGGGTATATCCTGACCAACAACCATGTCGTAGAAGATGCTGTCGAAATGACTGTTCGCACGGCTTCAGGCTATCAGTATGACGCCCAGTTGGTCGGCCGCGACCCGGAAACAGACCTGGCTGTACTGAAAGTCGAACCGGAAGACGATATCACCATAATCCCGTTCGGACACTCCGACGATATCAAAGTCGGTGACTGGGCCATTGCCATCGGCAATCCATTTCCGCAGCAGGGATTGGAGCGCACGGTGACAGTCGGTGTCATATCGGCGGTCGGGCGCAGCAACCTCCATTTTGGCGGTGGTGAGCGGCCTTACTATCAAAGCTATATTCAGACCGACGCCTCGATCAACCCCGGTAACTCCGGCGGTCCGCTTTTGAACCTGCAAGGTGAGTGCGTGGGTATCAACGCCGCCATATCCAGTCCCTCGGGCGGCTCGGTCGGTATCGGGTTCGCCATTCCGGTTAACCTGGCCCGGGCCATAGTTCCCGACTTGATTGCCACCGGTCAGGCATCGCGTGGCTGGCTTGGTATATGGTACCATCCGGTCACACAGCGCGAGGCCAAACGACAGGGTCTGGAATCGGTCAAGGGAATCACCATAGACTCGGTGGTGGCTCAGTCACCGGCCGACGATGCAGGTTTCAAGGAAGGCGACGTCATCGTCGGGTTCCACGATCAGCCGGTCGAGAATTCCGGTCAGTTTTCAGTCCTGGTCTCGACAGCTCGCGAAGGTCTTCCGACGCCGGTGCAGATCGTACGAGATGGGTCACACCTGACTCTGGAGACTCTGATCGGCGACCGTGACGACGCTCGTCGGGCGCGACCAGTGCGGGCTACCGAGGAAGATGACTTTGTTTCCGAGCAGTGGCTTGGGATGGAGTTGGTCAATTTCACGCCCGATATAGCGCGAGCCATGAATTTGCGCGAGGCCGACGGCGTATATGTTAGGCGAGTGCAAGCCGGTTCGGCGGCTGATTATGCCTCGATCACTCGTGGCACCGTCATCCTTTCACTGGATGATGTCACAGTGAAGTCGCTTGAGGACGTAGAAGAAGTACTTGGCAGTCTGGAACGATCCACCGAACACGTTTCAGTGATAGTTTTGGAACCGGACGGCACGATGGTCCGCAAGGTCATCAGGCCATAA
- a CDS encoding class II aldolase/adducin family protein, which produces MAGKCVYLLPMINASPFIMRKAVAEFGTRLYEQQMIAGTDGNLSVRLGDDRVLVTPSGLPKGRLAPEDMVIVDMNGKHLQGSHKASAELAMHLLVYQRRSEVNAVIHAHPPHATAFAVAGIGLESDVLPEVVVSVGKIPLTDYAGPGTDEVPKSIEPHVDTCNAFLLRNHGLLTVGRSLDEAYNRHEVVEHYARIVLLARHLGNIDAIPGEDFRRLERMRENLDKTWDPKV; this is translated from the coding sequence TTGGCAGGAAAATGCGTCTACCTTCTGCCCATGATTAATGCTTCACCGTTCATTATGCGTAAAGCGGTAGCCGAGTTCGGCACCCGCCTCTACGAACAGCAAATGATCGCCGGGACCGACGGCAATCTATCAGTACGGCTCGGTGATGACCGAGTATTAGTAACGCCATCCGGTCTGCCCAAGGGACGACTGGCGCCCGAAGACATGGTGATCGTAGACATGAACGGCAAACACCTGCAAGGCAGCCATAAAGCATCGGCGGAACTGGCTATGCACCTGTTGGTGTATCAACGTCGCAGCGAAGTCAACGCCGTCATCCACGCCCATCCCCCCCACGCGACAGCTTTTGCCGTGGCCGGGATCGGGCTTGAGTCCGATGTGCTGCCGGAAGTAGTGGTCTCGGTCGGTAAGATTCCGTTGACCGACTACGCCGGACCGGGGACCGATGAGGTTCCCAAATCGATTGAGCCGCACGTCGACACCTGTAACGCTTTTCTGCTGCGCAATCATGGTCTGTTGACGGTCGGCCGGTCGTTGGATGAAGCGTATAATCGGCATGAAGTTGTTGAGCATTATGCCCGGATTGTCCTGCTGGCGCGGCATCTTGGAAACATCGACGCTATTCCCGGCGAGGATTTCAGGAGGCTCGAGCGAATGCGTGAGAATCTGGATAAAACCTGGGACCCCAAAGTCTAA
- a CDS encoding aminotransferase class I/II-fold pyridoxal phosphate-dependent enzyme has protein sequence MPVKKIIVEKANRLYQLPPDLLSFAQPQKRLKLLQKTEILDLTSFRWPVEPSDSPPVDNYLEPAGKADMQTLKESLAEWYRSVHGAKLNPNKHVFIGSSISANLLGLGMAFIDHGDITFVPGLGLPLYRRVVGACGGEAVAYAVLSQDGWKPNFERVGTRLGRVARVLFVNTPHNPTGAELSEKEMTELVWLAIKENVMIVNDAAYQTFAERTSTSLMSVIGGKKVGVEVGSFSYHFGLPSLPLAFVVGHRDVVSGLKLSSRLTRPFLFTAHVRAAMEAMRQYPNPPLQAARKKISQTAGQVGSFLDTLNLEKTGYDTVPFVWARLPRRSPSTRAATRLLKRSRILVAPGSAFGELGEGYLRLSLTPDATTYREATDRLRKRRLAQQKDAAE, from the coding sequence GTGCCTGTAAAAAAGATCATCGTAGAAAAGGCTAACCGGTTGTATCAGTTGCCGCCGGACCTGCTGTCGTTTGCCCAACCGCAGAAGCGGTTGAAACTGCTCCAAAAGACCGAGATTCTGGACCTGACTTCGTTCCGCTGGCCGGTGGAACCATCGGATAGCCCGCCAGTCGACAATTATCTCGAACCGGCCGGTAAAGCTGACATGCAAACGCTGAAAGAATCGCTGGCCGAATGGTATCGGTCGGTGCATGGCGCCAAACTCAACCCCAACAAACATGTCTTTATCGGCAGTTCCATCTCGGCCAACCTGCTGGGCCTGGGCATGGCTTTTATCGATCACGGCGATATCACCTTTGTGCCCGGGTTGGGTCTCCCCCTGTATCGCCGAGTGGTTGGCGCCTGTGGCGGCGAAGCGGTGGCTTATGCCGTGTTGTCGCAAGATGGCTGGAAGCCGAACTTTGAACGAGTGGGTACCAGATTGGGACGAGTGGCGCGCGTCCTGTTCGTTAACACCCCGCACAATCCGACCGGTGCTGAACTGAGCGAGAAGGAAATGACCGAGCTGGTGTGGCTGGCGATCAAAGAGAATGTCATGATAGTCAACGATGCCGCCTACCAGACTTTCGCCGAGCGGACATCTACCAGCTTGATGAGTGTGATCGGCGGCAAGAAGGTCGGCGTGGAGGTAGGTTCGTTCTCCTATCACTTCGGACTGCCCAGTCTGCCGCTGGCTTTTGTGGTCGGCCATCGCGATGTAGTCAGTGGACTGAAACTGTCCAGCCGACTGACCCGTCCGTTTTTGTTCACTGCCCACGTCCGGGCCGCGATGGAGGCAATGCGCCAATACCCCAACCCACCTTTGCAAGCCGCGCGAAAGAAGATATCACAAACCGCCGGCCAGGTGGGCAGCTTCCTGGACACGCTCAACCTTGAGAAAACCGGCTACGATACGGTCCCATTTGTCTGGGCAAGGTTGCCCCGGCGAAGTCCTTCGACACGCGCCGCCACGCGACTGCTCAAGCGCAGCCGCATCCTGGTGGCGCCGGGTTCCGCTTTTGGCGAACTCGGCGAAGGATACCTCAGATTGTCGCTGACACCGGATGCTACAACCTATCGGGAGGCAACCGATCGGTTGCGAAAGCGCCGGTTGGCACAACAGAAAGATGCAGCCGAATGA
- the folB gene encoding dihydroneopterin aldolase gives MKDIIRMTGMSFYGYHGVSAAERETGRMFEVDCELEVDLAEAGQSDQLIDTIDYAKVYDTVRETVEGTAFSLLEGLTGKLATRILNDFGAYRVTLRVRKLDPPLGGHVKHIEVELTRHQADTQKLINNES, from the coding sequence ATGAAAGACATCATCCGCATGACCGGCATGTCGTTTTATGGCTACCACGGTGTCAGCGCTGCCGAGCGTGAGACCGGACGGATGTTCGAGGTTGATTGCGAACTCGAAGTCGACCTGGCCGAGGCGGGTCAGTCCGACCAACTCATCGACACTATCGATTACGCCAAAGTCTACGACACCGTCCGCGAAACGGTCGAGGGGACGGCCTTCTCGTTGCTGGAGGGTCTGACCGGTAAACTGGCCACGCGAATTCTAAATGACTTCGGGGCCTATCGGGTTACTTTGCGCGTTCGCAAGCTTGATCCCCCTCTGGGCGGACACGTAAAACATATTGAAGTTGAACTGACGCGCCACCAGGCGGACACTCAGAAACTCATCAACAACGAATCATAG
- the folK gene encoding 2-amino-4-hydroxy-6-hydroxymethyldihydropteridine diphosphokinase, with protein sequence MSETVFILAGSNMGDREKNLADALAKLEFIEGLEIVATSAIYLSEADGMDSAAPSFMNQAVMADYRFTAGELLNALELIEKKLGRTGKGQQLPRTIDLDILLFGQQVIESERLSIPHRELLNRPFAMAPILQIDPKVTHPVTKRPVSDFLSDEDRNKVMLYKDHVARQP encoded by the coding sequence ATGTCTGAAACTGTTTTTATTCTCGCCGGCTCGAACATGGGTGACCGTGAAAAAAACCTGGCCGACGCGCTGGCCAAACTTGAGTTTATCGAAGGTCTCGAAATCGTCGCAACATCTGCCATCTACCTGTCGGAGGCCGATGGTATGGACTCTGCGGCGCCATCGTTTATGAATCAGGCCGTGATGGCCGACTATCGGTTCACTGCGGGTGAATTACTTAATGCTCTGGAGTTGATTGAAAAGAAGCTCGGTCGCACCGGCAAAGGTCAGCAACTGCCGCGCACTATCGACCTGGACATACTGTTGTTCGGGCAACAGGTGATCGAGAGCGAGCGGCTGTCCATACCGCATCGGGAGTTGCTCAATCGACCGTTCGCCATGGCGCCGATTCTGCAGATTGATCCGAAAGTGACTCATCCGGTAACGAAAAGGCCGGTCTCGGATTTTCTCAGTGACGAAGATCGAAACAAAGTAATGTTGTACAAGGACCATGTCGCAAGACAACCTTAG
- a CDS encoding deoxynucleoside kinase, which yields MSQDNLRPNYIAVEGVIGVGKTSFAKMLAERLEAELLAEEVFENPFLVDFYKHKKRHAFSCQLFFLLSRFQQQQQLMVRDLFAQRIVADYLFAKDAIFASVNLAERELALYDKIAPILSKDVPRPDLAIYLQASTPTLLQRIRKRNYTFEKTVGPDYVEMLNKAYDYYFFNYTETPLLVVKTDEIDFVENPEHFDDLIDQIEKPMSGKKYYVPAGNVVL from the coding sequence ATGTCGCAAGACAACCTTAGACCCAATTACATAGCCGTTGAAGGCGTCATCGGCGTCGGGAAAACATCGTTCGCCAAGATGCTGGCCGAGCGACTCGAAGCCGAGTTGCTGGCTGAAGAAGTCTTCGAGAACCCGTTTCTGGTGGATTTCTACAAGCATAAAAAGCGGCATGCCTTCAGTTGCCAGTTGTTCTTCCTGCTGTCGCGGTTTCAACAACAGCAGCAACTGATGGTGCGGGATCTGTTCGCTCAACGGATCGTCGCCGACTATCTTTTTGCCAAAGATGCTATCTTTGCGTCGGTGAACCTGGCCGAGCGCGAACTGGCTTTGTATGACAAGATCGCACCGATTCTATCGAAAGACGTTCCCAGACCGGACCTGGCGATCTACCTGCAAGCATCGACACCGACACTGCTGCAACGGATTCGCAAAAGGAACTACACCTTCGAAAAGACAGTCGGTCCCGACTATGTCGAGATGCTAAACAAAGCATACGACTATTACTTTTTCAACTACACCGAAACGCCGCTATTGGTGGTCAAAACAGACGAGATCGACTTTGTGGAGAACCCGGAACACTTCGATGACCTGATCGATCAAATCGAAAAACCGATGAGTGGCAAAAAATACTACGTGCCGGCCGGCAACGTCGTATTATAA
- the panB gene encoding 3-methyl-2-oxobutanoate hydroxymethyltransferase encodes MGYLDGKKRMTIGRILKKKASGEKIAVLTAYDHYTAHLLDEAGIDMTLVGDSAANVIHGYDSTLPITMDVMVAHCAAVARGTENALVIADMPFMSFQPSTETAILNAGRFLKEGGAHAVKLEGGLEIVPTVKRLVEIGIPVMGHIGLTPQSINRFGGPRVQGRKKKSQTYLKESALALEEAGAFSMVLELVENDTAREITESLKRAATIGIGAGVACDGQVLVINDILGLGDTEFKPKFVRRYADLSPVISDAVKRFIADVKSGEYPSDDESYGG; translated from the coding sequence ATGGGATACCTTGACGGAAAGAAACGGATGACGATCGGTCGCATTCTGAAAAAGAAAGCATCCGGTGAGAAGATTGCGGTGCTGACCGCGTATGACCACTACACGGCACACCTCTTGGACGAAGCGGGGATCGACATGACCCTGGTCGGCGACTCGGCGGCCAACGTTATTCATGGCTACGACTCGACGCTGCCGATCACGATGGACGTGATGGTGGCTCACTGTGCCGCTGTAGCGCGCGGTACCGAGAATGCACTGGTCATCGCCGACATGCCGTTCATGTCGTTTCAACCGTCGACTGAGACGGCTATTCTCAATGCCGGACGCTTTCTCAAAGAAGGCGGTGCGCACGCAGTCAAACTCGAAGGTGGTCTGGAAATCGTACCGACGGTCAAGCGGTTGGTCGAGATAGGTATCCCTGTCATGGGGCATATCGGTTTGACGCCGCAGTCGATCAATCGGTTCGGCGGTCCTCGAGTACAGGGCCGGAAGAAAAAGTCACAGACCTATCTCAAAGAGTCGGCGCTGGCTCTGGAAGAAGCGGGCGCCTTCTCGATGGTGCTCGAATTAGTCGAGAACGACACAGCGCGCGAGATCACTGAGAGCCTGAAGCGCGCGGCGACTATCGGTATCGGCGCCGGTGTCGCTTGCGACGGTCAAGTACTCGTGATCAATGATATTCTGGGGCTGGGTGACACTGAGTTCAAACCGAAGTTCGTGCGCCGCTACGCCGACCTCTCCCCTGTCATTTCCGATGCTGTCAAACGCTTCATCGCCGACGTCAAGTCCGGCGAGTATCCCTCAGATGATGAGTCGTATGGGGGGTAG
- a CDS encoding DUF3024 domain-containing protein yields the protein MAFSKTETKRYEKQVAAFVEKRRPPEHIRDQVDIAFRIKGQSVEIFEIRPSFFKPKVKMEEAVAKATYVRTQGIWKVFWQRRDLKWHTYEPSPRLRTLKKFLDLVDEDALCCFWG from the coding sequence ATGGCGTTCAGCAAAACAGAAACGAAACGGTATGAGAAACAGGTGGCCGCGTTTGTTGAGAAGCGCAGACCGCCTGAACACATTCGCGACCAGGTGGATATCGCATTCCGGATCAAGGGCCAGAGCGTCGAGATATTTGAGATTCGACCGAGCTTTTTCAAACCCAAAGTGAAGATGGAAGAAGCCGTAGCCAAAGCGACGTATGTACGTACCCAGGGGATATGGAAAGTGTTTTGGCAGCGAAGGGATTTGAAGTGGCATACCTATGAGCCCTCTCCCAGGCTTCGGACTCTTAAGAAGTTCCTGGATTTGGTGGATGAGGATGCCTTGTGCTGTTTCTGGGGTTAG
- a CDS encoding UPF0158 family protein, protein MPAEVLLKDLVDGMQFQSDLAKSFLNTVTGKVVTITEDEFRAVDNEVNSLGFSEEELKDARDVEKGEDYIALPSQFDTNEYKMLERFADSIDNQHHSDELLRALRGRGAFRRFKDTTYRLGIEKDWYTFRDQAYEELAVEWCEENNIKYRR, encoded by the coding sequence ATGCCAGCAGAAGTATTACTCAAAGACTTAGTCGACGGCATGCAGTTTCAGTCGGATCTGGCCAAGTCGTTCCTGAATACTGTGACCGGAAAAGTAGTGACCATTACCGAGGATGAATTCAGAGCTGTTGATAACGAGGTGAATTCACTCGGTTTCAGTGAAGAAGAACTCAAGGATGCTCGTGACGTGGAAAAAGGAGAGGACTACATCGCCCTGCCGAGTCAATTCGACACCAACGAGTACAAAATGCTAGAGCGGTTTGCCGATTCGATCGATAACCAACACCACTCCGACGAGTTGCTTAGAGCGCTACGCGGTCGCGGCGCTTTTCGACGATTCAAGGATACTACCTACAGACTGGGAATTGAGAAGGACTGGTACACGTTTCGCGATCAAGCCTACGAGGAACTGGCCGTCGAGTGGTGCGAAGAGAACAACATCAAGTATCGCCGTTAG
- a CDS encoding sel1 repeat family protein: MSDRERFERLLLDAEQGDAEAQYEVGKMYAMGAGVEANQEEAVKWFHKAADQDHVIAQHNLGVSYRKGVGVKANDVESVKWYRLSAEQGDFDAQLSLASMYTDGRGVSKNLTEAFNWCRKSAQQGNPSAQFYLGRMYVYGYGVNSDLDMAMEWLRRASEQGNSEAQSLMDALLNGIDFS; this comes from the coding sequence ATGAGTGATAGAGAGAGATTTGAGAGGCTTTTGCTTGATGCAGAACAAGGAGATGCTGAAGCACAGTATGAAGTGGGCAAAATGTATGCTATGGGTGCTGGGGTTGAGGCGAACCAGGAAGAGGCCGTCAAGTGGTTTCACAAAGCTGCTGACCAAGATCATGTAATTGCGCAGCACAATCTGGGCGTAAGTTACCGAAAAGGGGTTGGTGTCAAAGCCAATGACGTTGAATCTGTCAAATGGTACCGTTTGTCAGCTGAACAAGGGGACTTCGATGCTCAGCTTAGTTTGGCCTCCATGTATACTGACGGAAGAGGAGTTTCGAAGAATCTGACCGAGGCATTCAATTGGTGTCGCAAATCGGCTCAACAAGGAAATCCCTCGGCTCAATTCTATTTAGGTAGAATGTATGTTTACGGTTATGGAGTTAACTCTGACCTAGACATGGCTATGGAGTGGCTTCGTAGGGCATCAGAGCAAGGAAACAGTGAAGCGCAGTCTTTAATGGATGCACTATTAAACGGGATTGATTTCTCCTGA
- a CDS encoding manganese efflux pump MntP family protein — translation MGHLERWTVFRLSWHFGFAQFGMPIVGWYAGGVISGWVGSLGHWLAALILFAIGSHAIYEHLKPEQREWTGDPTRGASLIVLMFATSIDALAAGLSLALVGTAILNPALIIGVVAAGMTVLGLSFGRALGLRFSRQAGILGGLILIGLAIKTVW, via the coding sequence ATGGGCCATCTGGAGCGCTGGACGGTGTTTCGGCTGTCGTGGCATTTCGGTTTCGCGCAGTTCGGGATGCCTATTGTCGGCTGGTATGCCGGTGGTGTAATTTCGGGTTGGGTCGGCTCGTTGGGTCATTGGTTGGCCGCGTTGATCTTGTTCGCCATCGGGAGCCATGCCATTTACGAGCATCTCAAACCTGAACAACGGGAGTGGACAGGGGACCCAACGCGCGGCGCTTCGTTGATTGTCCTCATGTTCGCGACATCGATCGATGCGTTGGCGGCCGGACTGTCTCTGGCCTTGGTCGGCACGGCGATATTGAATCCGGCCTTGATTATCGGCGTCGTCGCGGCCGGGATGACTGTGCTTGGCCTGTCGTTCGGTCGTGCTTTGGGTCTGCGTTTTTCTCGCCAGGCAGGTATCCTCGGCGGCCTGATCCTGATCGGGTTGGCGATCAAGACGGTGTGGTGA
- a CDS encoding Rrf2 family transcriptional regulator yields the protein MRISATEEYGLRCLLVLARQGLDGQMSIADIATAEGISVPYASKLLAKMRQAGLVKAVRGRKGGFCISKQPGQVNLLEVITVLGGPLLDPDHCTKRTGQLEECVHTDQCSVHDILGSLAGQIAGFLAGKTLADLVHNERLITLSALTGDDKGRQAGDRP from the coding sequence TTGAGAATATCGGCCACCGAAGAATACGGATTGCGATGCCTTTTGGTACTGGCCCGACAAGGCCTGGACGGGCAAATGTCCATTGCCGATATCGCAACAGCCGAGGGGATTTCGGTGCCGTATGCTTCGAAATTGCTGGCCAAGATGCGCCAGGCCGGGTTGGTCAAGGCCGTTCGGGGGCGCAAGGGTGGCTTCTGTATCAGCAAGCAACCGGGCCAGGTCAATCTTCTGGAAGTGATTACTGTCCTGGGTGGACCGCTGCTTGATCCCGACCACTGTACCAAGCGGACCGGCCAACTTGAGGAATGTGTGCACACCGATCAATGTTCGGTGCATGACATTCTCGGCAGTCTGGCCGGTCAAATCGCCGGCTTCCTGGCCGGAAAGACGCTGGCCGATCTGGTGCACAACGAACGACTGATAACCCTGTCGGCTCTTACCGGCGACGACAAAGGGCGGCAGGCTGGGGACAGACCATAA